Proteins encoded by one window of Dryocola sp. LX212:
- the glgX gene encoding glycogen debranching protein GlgX, protein MTQLTAGNSAPYGSHYDGKGVNFTLFSAHAHKVELCVFDEHGHEQRYDLPVRTGDIWHGYLPNAKPGLLYGYRVHGPWEPHNGHRFNPAKLLLDPCARVVVGGLNDHPHFHGGHDQPDMQDDAHEMAKCVVVRETFDWEDDEHPRTPWGNTIIYEAHVRGLTLKHPGIPEEIRGTYAALGHPVMIAYFKRLGITAIELLPVAHFVTEPRVAHLGLSNYWGYNPRAFYAVEGYYAINHDPLNAANELRGAIKALHKAGIEVILDIVLNHSAELDLDGPTFSLRGIDNRSYYWLMDNGDYHNWTGCGNALNLSTPWVVSQMVDCLRYWVDSCHVDGFRFDLASIMGRTPEFRQDAPLFEAIKNDPVLSQIKLIAEPWDIGAGGYQVGNYPPLFAEWNDHFRDGMRRFWLQQDLSLGGFACRFAGSSDVYREGDRRPSASINLITAHDGFTLRDCVSFNHKHNEANGEDNRDGTGNNYSNNYGFEGLEASLIIKERRRDSVHSLLTTLLLSQGTPMLLAGDEHGHSQHGNNNAYCQDNALTWLDWEHCNDGLTTFTAALIHLRQTIPALTRNDWWEDGDDNVRWLNKEAQPLNADEWQGGVHRLQILLSERWLITINATEEVADIVLPEGEWRAIPPFAGEDNPVVMAVWHGPAHGVCVFQKS, encoded by the coding sequence ATGACGCAGCTTACCGCCGGGAATTCGGCGCCGTACGGCTCGCACTATGACGGAAAAGGAGTGAACTTCACGCTATTTTCCGCCCACGCGCACAAGGTGGAGCTGTGCGTCTTTGACGAGCACGGCCATGAACAGCGCTATGACCTGCCGGTGCGCACCGGGGACATCTGGCACGGCTATCTGCCCAATGCCAAACCGGGGCTGCTGTATGGCTACCGGGTTCACGGCCCGTGGGAGCCGCATAACGGCCATCGTTTTAATCCGGCGAAGCTGCTGCTCGATCCCTGCGCCCGCGTGGTGGTTGGCGGTCTGAACGACCATCCCCATTTTCACGGCGGCCATGACCAGCCGGACATGCAGGACGACGCCCATGAGATGGCGAAGTGCGTGGTGGTAAGGGAGACGTTCGACTGGGAAGACGACGAGCACCCGCGCACGCCGTGGGGCAACACGATTATTTATGAAGCCCACGTTCGCGGCCTGACGCTGAAGCATCCCGGCATTCCTGAGGAGATCCGCGGCACCTACGCCGCGCTCGGCCATCCGGTGATGATCGCGTATTTCAAACGCCTGGGGATCACGGCGATCGAACTGCTGCCGGTGGCGCATTTTGTTACCGAGCCGCGCGTCGCCCACTTAGGACTGAGCAACTACTGGGGCTACAACCCGCGGGCGTTCTACGCCGTTGAAGGCTACTACGCCATCAATCATGACCCGCTCAATGCCGCCAACGAACTACGCGGGGCAATCAAAGCGCTGCACAAGGCGGGCATCGAAGTGATTCTGGACATCGTGCTTAACCACAGCGCGGAGCTGGATCTGGACGGGCCAACCTTCTCCCTGCGCGGAATCGATAACCGTAGCTATTATTGGTTAATGGACAACGGCGATTACCACAACTGGACGGGCTGCGGTAACGCGCTGAATCTCAGCACGCCGTGGGTGGTCAGCCAGATGGTGGACTGCCTGCGTTACTGGGTCGACAGTTGCCATGTTGACGGCTTCCGCTTCGATCTGGCGTCGATCATGGGGAGAACCCCGGAGTTTCGTCAGGATGCGCCGCTGTTTGAGGCGATCAAGAACGATCCCGTCTTGTCGCAGATCAAGCTGATCGCTGAACCCTGGGATATCGGTGCGGGGGGTTACCAGGTGGGGAACTATCCACCGCTGTTTGCCGAATGGAACGATCATTTCCGCGACGGGATGCGCCGCTTCTGGCTGCAGCAAGATTTATCGCTGGGGGGATTCGCCTGCCGCTTTGCCGGGTCGAGCGATGTCTACCGCGAGGGCGATCGCCGCCCTTCAGCCAGCATCAACCTGATTACCGCCCATGACGGCTTTACCCTGCGCGACTGCGTAAGTTTTAACCATAAGCACAACGAAGCCAACGGCGAAGATAACCGCGACGGGACGGGCAATAACTACAGCAACAACTATGGTTTCGAGGGACTGGAAGCCAGCCTGATTATCAAAGAACGGCGGCGTGACAGCGTGCACTCACTGCTGACAACGCTGCTGCTCTCTCAGGGGACTCCGATGCTGCTGGCGGGGGATGAACACGGACACAGCCAGCACGGCAACAATAATGCCTACTGCCAGGACAATGCCCTTACCTGGCTTGACTGGGAGCACTGTAACGACGGTTTAACGACCTTTACCGCGGCGTTGATTCATCTGCGCCAGACCATTCCGGCCCTTACCCGGAACGACTGGTGGGAGGACGGTGATGACAATGTGCGCTGGCTTAACAAAGAGGCTCAACCACTGAATGCCGATGAATGGCAAGGCGGGGTCCACCGCCTGCAAATCCTGCTCAGTGAACGTTGGCTTATTACGATAAATGCCACCGAAGAAGTTGCGGACATCGTATTACCCGAAGGGGAGTGGCGAGCCATTCCTCCCTTTGCCGGAGAGGACAACCCGGTGGTGATGGCTGTTTGGCATGGTCCTGCGCACGGAGTCTGCGTATTCCAGAAGTCATAA
- the glgC gene encoding glucose-1-phosphate adenylyltransferase encodes MVRLEKNDPLMLARQLPNKSVALILAGGRGTRLKDLTSTRAKPAVHFGGKFRIIDFALSNCINSGIRRIGVITQYQSHTLVQHIQRGWSFFSEEMNEFVDLLPAQQRVHGENWYRGTADAVTQNLDIIRRYKAEYVVILAGDHIYKQDYSRMLIDHVEKGARCTVACMPVPLHEATAFGVMAVDEEDKIIEFVEKPAHPPSMPGDDSKALASMGIYVFDADYLYELLEADDIDENSSHDFGKDIIPYVMKSGQAFAHPFPLSCVQSDPDAEPYWRDVGTLEAYWKANLDLASVTPELDMYDQEWPIRTHMEPLPPAKFVQDRSGSHGMTLNSLVSGGCIISGSVVVQSVLFPRVRVNSFCNIDSSVLLPDVKVGRSCRLRRCIIDRACVIPEGMVIGENAEEDGRRFYRSEEGIVLVTREMLARLQG; translated from the coding sequence ATGGTTAGACTTGAGAAGAACGACCCTCTAATGCTGGCAAGACAGCTGCCGAATAAATCAGTTGCGCTGATTCTGGCAGGTGGCCGCGGTACCCGACTAAAAGACTTAACTTCTACGCGCGCGAAGCCCGCCGTCCACTTCGGCGGCAAATTTCGCATTATTGATTTTGCCCTATCTAACTGCATTAACTCCGGCATCCGCCGTATTGGCGTGATCACCCAGTATCAGTCGCACACGCTGGTGCAGCACATCCAGCGCGGCTGGTCGTTCTTCAGCGAAGAGATGAACGAGTTTGTCGATCTCCTGCCCGCGCAGCAGCGCGTACACGGGGAAAACTGGTATCGCGGTACGGCGGATGCCGTCACCCAGAACCTCGACATTATTCGTCGCTACAAGGCCGAATACGTGGTGATCCTGGCCGGGGACCATATCTACAAGCAGGACTACTCGCGCATGCTTATTGACCACGTCGAAAAAGGGGCGCGCTGTACCGTGGCCTGCATGCCGGTACCGCTGCATGAAGCGACAGCCTTCGGCGTGATGGCGGTTGACGAAGAAGACAAAATTATCGAATTCGTGGAAAAACCTGCCCATCCGCCGTCGATGCCGGGCGACGACAGCAAAGCGTTAGCCAGCATGGGGATCTACGTTTTTGATGCCGATTATCTCTACGAGCTGCTTGAGGCCGACGACATCGATGAGAACTCCAGCCACGATTTCGGTAAGGACATCATCCCTTACGTCATGAAATCCGGCCAGGCGTTTGCCCACCCGTTCCCGCTCTCCTGCGTGCAGTCAGACCCGGACGCCGAGCCTTACTGGCGCGACGTTGGGACGCTTGAAGCCTACTGGAAGGCCAACCTTGACCTCGCGTCGGTGACGCCCGAACTGGATATGTACGACCAGGAATGGCCCATCCGTACCCATATGGAACCGCTGCCGCCAGCCAAGTTCGTGCAGGACCGCTCGGGCAGCCACGGCATGACGCTGAACTCGCTGGTTTCCGGGGGCTGCATTATCTCCGGATCGGTGGTGGTGCAGTCGGTATTGTTCCCGCGGGTGCGCGTTAACTCGTTTTGTAATATCGATTCGTCGGTGCTGCTGCCGGACGTAAAAGTCGGGCGCTCCTGCCGTCTGCGCCGCTGCATTATCGACAGGGCGTGTGTGATCCCTGAAGGCATGGTTATTGGCGAGAATGCTGAAGAAGACGGGCGCCGTTTCTATCGCTCGGAAGAAGGCATCGTGCTGGTGACCCGGGAAATGCTGGCCAGGCTGCAAGGTTAA
- the glgA gene encoding glycogen synthase GlgA, whose product MQVLHVCSEIFPLLKTGGLADVLGALPAAQIAGGVETRVLLPAFPDIRRGITDVQVVSHRDTFAGHMTLLYGQLNGVGIYLIDAPHLYDRPGSPYHDTNQFAYPDNVLRFALLGWAGSEMACGLDPFWRPDIVHAHDWHAGLTPAYLRARGNPAKSVFTVHNLAYQGLFYAHHMNEIDLPWSFYDVNGLEFNGQISYLKAGLYYADHITAVSPTYAREITEAHFAYGMEGLLTQRHREGRLSGILNGVDDKIWDPTHDLLLSSRYNRDSLEEKAENKRQLQVAMGLKVNDKAPLFAVVSRLTSQKGLDLVLEALPGLLEQGGQLALLGAGDPVLQEGFLAAAAEHPGQVGVQIGYHEAFSHRIMGGADVILVPSRFEPCGLTQLYGLKYGTLPLVRRTGGLADTVSDTSLENLADGIATGFVFEDSNAWSLLRAIRRAFVLWSRPSLWRFVQRQAMNMDFSWQVAAQSYRDLYQRLL is encoded by the coding sequence ATGCAGGTCTTACATGTATGTTCTGAAATATTCCCACTGTTAAAAACCGGTGGACTTGCTGATGTACTTGGCGCGCTGCCCGCGGCTCAAATTGCCGGGGGTGTGGAAACACGCGTATTGCTGCCTGCGTTTCCTGATATTCGTCGCGGTATTACCGATGTGCAGGTGGTGTCACATCGCGATACCTTCGCGGGTCATATGACTTTGTTGTACGGCCAGCTAAACGGAGTGGGGATTTACCTGATAGACGCGCCACATTTATACGACCGTCCGGGCAGTCCGTACCACGACACCAACCAGTTTGCCTATCCAGACAACGTGCTGCGTTTTGCCCTGCTCGGCTGGGCAGGTAGCGAGATGGCCTGCGGGCTGGACCCGTTCTGGCGCCCGGATATCGTGCATGCTCACGACTGGCATGCGGGGCTGACGCCAGCCTATCTACGCGCGCGTGGCAACCCGGCAAAGTCGGTATTTACCGTCCATAACCTGGCCTATCAGGGACTCTTTTACGCCCATCATATGAATGAAATTGACCTGCCATGGTCGTTCTATGACGTCAACGGCCTGGAGTTCAACGGTCAAATTTCGTACTTGAAGGCCGGCCTTTACTATGCTGATCATATTACGGCGGTCAGCCCAACCTACGCGCGGGAAATTACCGAGGCGCACTTCGCCTATGGGATGGAGGGGCTGCTGACTCAGCGCCACCGCGAAGGACGGTTGTCCGGCATCCTGAACGGCGTCGATGACAAAATCTGGGATCCGACCCATGACCTGCTGCTGAGTTCGCGCTACAACCGCGACTCGCTGGAGGAGAAGGCGGAGAACAAACGACAGCTGCAGGTGGCGATGGGCCTGAAGGTGAACGACAAAGCGCCGCTGTTTGCGGTCGTGAGCCGCTTAACCAGCCAGAAAGGGCTGGATTTAGTGCTCGAAGCGCTGCCGGGGCTGCTGGAGCAGGGCGGCCAGCTGGCGCTGCTGGGGGCGGGCGACCCGGTCTTACAGGAAGGTTTTCTGGCGGCGGCTGCCGAGCATCCCGGCCAGGTTGGCGTGCAGATTGGCTATCACGAAGCATTCTCCCACCGCATTATGGGCGGCGCGGACGTTATTCTGGTTCCAAGCAGGTTTGAGCCATGCGGCTTAACGCAATTGTACGGCCTGAAATATGGCACTTTGCCGCTGGTGCGGCGCACGGGCGGACTGGCGGATACGGTATCCGACACCTCCCTTGAGAATCTGGCGGACGGAATCGCAACGGGTTTTGTCTTTGAAGACAGTAATGCCTGGTCGCTGCTGCGTGCGATCAGACGTGCTTTCGTGCTGTGGTCCCGCCCGTCGTTGTGGCGTTTTGTCCAGCGTCAGGCCATGAATATGGATTTTAGCTGGCAGGTAGCGGCGCAGTCCTACCGCGACCTATATCAACGCTTGTTGTAA